The segment AAAAGATGGATAAGGACAGGTTCCGGCGCGATCTCGGCGGCGTGGAACAGGCGTACCAAGAAGTGTGGGCTCGGCTCAAGGGAGGCGTGGCGCGTTGAAGCAATTCGATGTCGAGGTCAAGGTGTGGTTGAAGCCGTCTGTGTTCGATCCTCAGGGTCACGCGGTCCAAGGCGCGCTCGTCTCGCTGGGGTTTCAGGAGATGGGCGAGGTGCGCATCGGCAAGTTCATTCAGATGACCATCGCCGCCGAGGACGAACAGGCTGCGGCGCGCCAAGTCGAGGACATGTGCCAGAAGGTGCTCGCGAATCCCGTCATGGAGACCTACGCGTTTGACGTCAAGGAGCGAGGCCAATGAGGTGGGCGGTGGTCGTCTTTCCGGGTTCCAATTGCGATCGCGACGCCGAGCAGGCCATCCGCCTGGTGACGGGCGACCCGGTCGATCTCGTCTGGCACGACGCCGCGGACCTGTCGGCGTATGACGCCATCGTGCTTCCGGGCGGCTTCTCCTATGGCGACTACCTTCGGGCCGGAGCCATCGCGCGCTTTTCGCCCGTCGTGAGCGCCATCGCCCGCGAGGCCGAGCGAGGCAAGCCGGTGCTCGGCATTTGCAATG is part of the Alicyclobacillus vulcanalis genome and harbors:
- the purS gene encoding phosphoribosylformylglycinamidine synthase subunit PurS; translated protein: MKQFDVEVKVWLKPSVFDPQGHAVQGALVSLGFQEMGEVRIGKFIQMTIAAEDEQAAARQVEDMCQKVLANPVMETYAFDVKERGQ